The following are from one region of the Paenibacillus sp. KS-LC4 genome:
- a CDS encoding DUF624 domain-containing protein codes for MEPRGLMGGFYRISEWIMRLSVINVLWLICSIPFVFLAFIGVFPGNASALDEAAYLDHLKSTLIFMAIVAPFTLFPATAAMFAVARKWVMGETDVPLFKTYIRGYKENYLQSMIGGFFYAILFAIMIVDFIVYRDQYSLISYIFIALLLLLVISLFNFFSMLVHYHMKTFQLLKNAILITIGRPIRSFSSAVMSGAVIYISTRFTFLIPFFMGSIIAYLSFWNFYMIYQKLQEQAEKARLAQEAEEVEFSELTDGDSSSSNK; via the coding sequence ATGGAGCCAAGGGGTCTAATGGGAGGTTTTTACCGCATCTCCGAATGGATTATGCGTTTATCGGTGATCAATGTATTATGGCTAATATGTTCAATTCCTTTTGTATTTTTGGCGTTTATTGGCGTATTTCCAGGAAATGCTTCAGCATTAGATGAGGCGGCTTATCTTGACCATCTTAAATCAACATTGATTTTCATGGCGATTGTTGCTCCGTTCACTTTATTTCCAGCTACAGCTGCGATGTTTGCGGTAGCCCGCAAATGGGTGATGGGTGAAACGGATGTCCCGCTATTCAAAACTTACATTAGAGGATATAAGGAAAATTATCTTCAAAGTATGATTGGCGGGTTTTTCTACGCTATTTTGTTTGCCATAATGATTGTCGATTTTATTGTGTATCGCGATCAGTACAGCCTGATTTCCTATATCTTTATTGCGCTGTTGCTTTTGCTGGTCATTTCCTTGTTCAACTTTTTCTCAATGCTTGTCCATTATCACATGAAAACGTTTCAATTGTTGAAAAATGCCATTCTGATTACGATTGGGCGTCCAATTCGTTCATTTTCTTCTGCGGTGATGAGTGGCGCGGTCATTTATATCAGTACGCGCTTCACCTTTTTGATTCCGTTTTTTATGGGCAGTATTATTGCTTATTTGTCGTTCTGGAATTTCTATATGATTTACCAGAAGCTACAGGAGCAAGCGGAGAAAGCAAGGCTTGCCCAGGAGGCAGAAGAGGTCGAATTTTCAGAGCTTACGGATGGCGATTCGAGCTCGTCTAATAAATAA
- a CDS encoding tetraprenyl-beta-curcumene synthase family protein, with translation MHRVYKYVLPEVEAQLAKLREMAEQIPDRELRTQALSSIANKKFHCQGGAVYAAANLEQRHILIPLIVALQTISDYLDNLCDRSTSLDADDFRLLHQSMLDAVNPAAPLRDYYAHRKERDDGGYLHHLVAVCQQQIALLPSYASVQRDVNELVSLYGDLQVYKHIRNDLREPKLLAWWEKHAQRYPHLQWNEFAAASGSTLGMFMLFLAASGDGLSSPDATAIKEIYFPHVCGLHIMLDYLIDQEEDQAGGDLNFCNYYGSIHLMAERIGTIVEWAREDVRHLPASRFHRLIIEGLLALYLSDPKVRAQKEVRSVTRKLMKNSPLTRLFFLINSVWIRKQQA, from the coding sequence ATGCATCGCGTATATAAATATGTGTTGCCGGAAGTTGAAGCGCAGCTAGCGAAGCTGCGAGAGATGGCAGAGCAAATTCCTGACAGGGAGCTGCGGACGCAAGCGCTGAGCAGCATAGCGAACAAGAAATTCCATTGTCAGGGCGGTGCCGTATACGCAGCGGCTAACTTGGAACAGCGGCATATTCTCATACCGCTTATTGTTGCGCTGCAAACGATTAGCGACTACCTGGACAATTTGTGCGATCGCAGCACTTCTCTTGATGCGGATGATTTCCGCCTATTGCACCAGTCTATGCTTGATGCAGTTAATCCGGCAGCGCCGCTCCGGGATTATTATGCCCACCGGAAGGAGCGGGACGACGGTGGATATTTGCATCACCTCGTTGCCGTGTGCCAGCAACAAATAGCGCTGCTTCCTTCCTACGCAAGCGTTCAGCGTGACGTAAATGAGCTGGTCAGCCTATATGGCGATTTGCAGGTGTACAAGCACATCCGCAATGACCTGCGTGAGCCGAAGCTGCTCGCTTGGTGGGAGAAGCATGCGCAGCGCTACCCGCACTTGCAATGGAATGAATTCGCAGCGGCCAGCGGATCGACGCTCGGCATGTTTATGTTGTTTTTAGCAGCCAGCGGGGATGGTCTGTCTTCGCCGGATGCGACTGCGATTAAAGAAATTTATTTCCCCCATGTATGCGGCCTGCATATTATGCTTGATTATTTGATTGATCAAGAGGAGGATCAGGCAGGCGGAGATTTAAATTTCTGCAATTATTATGGCAGCATCCATTTGATGGCCGAGCGGATCGGTACGATCGTGGAGTGGGCAAGGGAGGATGTGCGACATTTGCCTGCATCCCGGTTTCATCGCCTTATCATTGAAGGGCTGCTTGCCCTATATTTATCCGATCCGAAGGTGCGCGCGCAGAAGGAAGTTCGCAGTGTAACGCGCAAGCTGATGAAGAACAGTCCGCTTACCCGCCTGTTTTTCCTGATTAACAGCGTATGGATCAGGAAGCAGCAGGCTTAG
- a CDS encoding putative glycoside hydrolase, translated as MDIIFSTVMLLYSLLTGSGEDHAAARELAASVLNASLGTNIVQASPSGGEGSGTSETGAKRDPQKDAPIVKGIYVTAHSAGGARMDSLLKLVDDTKLNSMVIDVKDDNGYITYPTETPELLELGTTQKYIRDIGDLMKKLKQHEVYPIARIVVFKDTVLARQHPELSFLHSDGTIWKNGRGESFVNPYMKEVWNYNVAVAKEAAKLGFKEIQFDYVRFPEGFDKKADSLKYEKTELSRVDAVAGFVKYAREQLEPLGVRVSVDIFGYAASVPAAEGIGQDFVKISNDVHVISPMVYPSHYSTGWFKQKVPDKSPYETIVGAMEDTHAKLEPIGAAKPIIRPWIQDFTASWLGQGNYMKYGKKEVEAQIKALSDTNIHEFLLWNAGNKYSEGVNYE; from the coding sequence ATGGACATCATCTTTTCAACTGTCATGCTGTTATACAGCTTGTTGACGGGAAGCGGAGAGGATCATGCAGCCGCCCGGGAGCTCGCGGCCTCGGTACTAAACGCTTCATTAGGAACGAATATCGTGCAGGCAAGCCCATCAGGTGGAGAAGGTTCGGGGACGTCTGAGACGGGCGCTAAGCGCGATCCGCAGAAGGATGCTCCTATTGTGAAGGGCATCTACGTAACAGCTCACAGCGCAGGTGGAGCGCGTATGGATAGCTTGCTTAAGCTAGTCGATGATACGAAGCTTAACAGCATGGTCATTGATGTCAAGGACGACAATGGCTATATTACTTATCCGACAGAGACGCCTGAGTTACTCGAACTGGGAACTACCCAGAAGTACATTCGCGACATTGGCGATTTGATGAAGAAATTAAAGCAGCATGAGGTTTATCCGATTGCTCGAATTGTCGTCTTTAAGGACACTGTTCTGGCACGCCAGCATCCGGAGCTCTCTTTCCTCCATTCCGACGGAACGATTTGGAAAAATGGCCGCGGTGAAAGCTTTGTTAATCCTTATATGAAAGAAGTTTGGAACTACAATGTAGCCGTTGCCAAGGAAGCAGCTAAGCTGGGGTTTAAAGAAATTCAGTTTGATTATGTTCGGTTTCCCGAAGGCTTCGATAAGAAAGCCGATTCGCTAAAGTATGAGAAAACCGAGCTGAGCCGAGTCGATGCCGTGGCGGGATTCGTAAAATATGCCCGTGAGCAGCTTGAGCCGCTTGGGGTGCGTGTATCGGTCGATATTTTCGGTTATGCCGCATCGGTGCCTGCCGCTGAAGGCATTGGCCAGGACTTTGTGAAAATTTCCAACGATGTGCACGTCATATCTCCCATGGTTTATCCAAGCCATTACAGCACTGGGTGGTTTAAGCAGAAGGTGCCGGACAAAAGTCCCTATGAAACCATCGTAGGCGCTATGGAGGATACACATGCCAAGCTGGAACCGATTGGTGCTGCTAAGCCAATTATACGCCCTTGGATACAGGATTTCACAGCCAGCTGGCTTGGACAGGGCAATTATATGAAATATGGCAAGAAAGAAGTCGAGGCCCAAATTAAGGCACTCTCCGACACCAACATTCATGAATTTCTCTTATGGAATGCAGGCAATAAATATTCAGAAGGCGTTAATTACGAATAA
- a CDS encoding YebC/PmpR family DNA-binding transcriptional regulator — protein MKFKLFKDRKGKADQAKNNKFVKLSREIYVQARKGGANPEANFGLKTAIANARAEQMPNDNVERAIKKATGGDAVDYEEIMYEGYGPGGVAIMVRCLTDNRNRTAADVRSAFNKRGGNMGESGCVSYMFDHKGLLVVDREGLEIDEDSMMMVTLEAGAEDLVVNDDSFEILTHPHEFEQVKGALEAEGYTFVSAGVRWLPQNMVAVEGENADKLSKMMDSFDDNDDVQDVYTNFELED, from the coding sequence ATGAAGTTTAAATTATTTAAGGATCGCAAAGGAAAGGCCGATCAGGCTAAAAATAATAAGTTTGTAAAGCTGTCGCGTGAGATTTATGTGCAGGCACGTAAGGGCGGAGCGAATCCCGAAGCGAATTTTGGCCTGAAGACGGCCATTGCCAATGCACGTGCGGAGCAAATGCCCAATGATAACGTTGAGCGGGCAATCAAGAAGGCGACGGGCGGCGACGCGGTCGATTATGAAGAAATTATGTATGAAGGCTACGGCCCAGGAGGCGTAGCGATTATGGTTCGTTGTTTGACGGACAATCGCAATCGTACGGCGGCTGATGTACGCTCGGCTTTTAATAAGCGTGGCGGCAATATGGGGGAAAGCGGCTGTGTTTCCTATATGTTCGATCATAAAGGCCTGCTAGTAGTAGATCGTGAGGGTTTAGAAATTGATGAGGATTCCATGATGATGGTGACGCTGGAGGCTGGTGCAGAGGATCTTGTCGTAAACGACGACAGCTTCGAGATTTTGACGCATCCGCATGAGTTCGAGCAGGTGAAAGGCGCACTTGAAGCGGAGGGCTATACGTTCGTGAGCGCAGGTGTACGCTGGCTGCCGCAAAACATGGTTGCCGTAGAAGGAGAAAATGCGGACAAGCTGTCCAAAATGATGGACTCCTTCGATGATAATGACGATGTGCAGGACGTGTATACAAACTTCGAGCTTGAGGACTAA
- the tpx gene encoding thiol peroxidase yields the protein MSQERAGAAAFKGNPLTLIGPELKVGDKAPDFQVNKTLVDSVSLKDYAGKIKLISVVPSIDTGVCDAQTRRFNEAAATLGDNVAVLTISADLPFAQARWCGAAGIDKVELLSDYKLKSFGEAYGVYIKEFGLDMRSIFIIDANDTIQYVEYLAEMTEHPNYEAAINATKALV from the coding sequence ATGTCTCAAGAACGTGCTGGAGCTGCCGCATTTAAGGGCAATCCACTTACATTAATCGGCCCAGAATTGAAAGTCGGCGATAAAGCTCCTGATTTTCAAGTGAACAAAACACTCGTTGATAGCGTATCCTTGAAAGATTATGCTGGTAAAATCAAATTAATCAGCGTTGTTCCTTCTATTGATACAGGCGTATGTGACGCTCAAACTCGCCGTTTCAATGAAGCTGCCGCAACGCTTGGCGACAACGTCGCTGTACTTACAATCAGCGCAGATCTGCCCTTCGCTCAGGCTCGCTGGTGCGGTGCCGCAGGCATTGATAAGGTCGAGCTGCTGTCGGACTACAAACTGAAAAGCTTCGGTGAAGCGTATGGCGTTTACATTAAAGAATTTGGTCTGGATATGCGCTCGATCTTTATCATTGATGCCAATGATACCATTCAATATGTCGAGTATTTGGCTGAAATGACTGAGCACCCGAACTATGAAGCGGCGATTAACGCGACTAAAGCGCTCGTGTAA
- a CDS encoding DEAD/DEAH box helicase, giving the protein MKTFAEFGLEPKVLQAITELGFEESTPIQSKAIPIAMAGHDLIGQAQTGTGKTAAFGIPLINKIPTSEERIVALIMTPTRELAIQVADEIGKLTRYKGLRSLPIYGGQEIGRQIRALKKKPQIIIGTPGRLLDHINRKTIRLEDVQTVILDEADEMLDMGFMDDIQSILKQVPEERHTMLFSATMPPNIQKLAHQFLKNPEHVSVIPKQVTAPLIDQAYIEVHERQKFEALSRLLDMESPELAIIFGRTKRRVDELSEALQKRGYTADGLHGDLSQNQRDSVMRKFRDGSIDVLVATDVAARGLDVSGVTHVINFDLPQDPESYVHRIGRTGRAGKEGTAWSFVTPREVDHLHFIEKVTRQKINKKPLPSIAEAIEGKQRLTAERLLEVVQEEAFTEYKAIAIQLLEQYDSVHLLAAAVKLLTGEKKEVNIELTPEEPLRAKKRKPDIRSNGRRYSGSSSFSGGSSRGSSGGGYRGRDDRRGGSSSSSSSRGSYDRNRDGGSSRPRTSENRRPKPSSESFNNNNN; this is encoded by the coding sequence TTGAAAACATTTGCTGAATTTGGCTTGGAACCTAAAGTGTTGCAAGCAATCACGGAGCTGGGATTTGAGGAGTCAACTCCGATCCAGTCCAAAGCTATTCCAATTGCAATGGCTGGTCATGATTTAATTGGTCAGGCACAAACAGGAACAGGAAAAACAGCGGCATTCGGAATTCCGCTCATTAATAAAATTCCGACAAGCGAGGAGCGCATTGTCGCCTTAATTATGACGCCTACCCGTGAACTCGCTATTCAGGTAGCTGATGAAATCGGGAAGTTGACTCGATACAAAGGTTTACGCTCATTGCCAATTTACGGCGGACAAGAAATTGGACGTCAAATTCGCGCTCTGAAGAAGAAGCCGCAAATTATTATCGGTACACCAGGACGTTTGCTTGACCACATCAACCGTAAGACGATTCGTCTTGAAGATGTACAAACGGTCATTCTTGATGAAGCGGATGAAATGCTGGACATGGGCTTCATGGACGACATTCAGTCGATTCTGAAGCAAGTGCCAGAAGAGCGTCATACGATGCTGTTCTCAGCTACTATGCCACCGAACATCCAGAAGCTTGCTCATCAATTTCTGAAAAATCCAGAGCATGTGTCGGTTATTCCTAAGCAAGTAACGGCACCGCTTATCGATCAAGCTTACATTGAGGTCCATGAGCGTCAGAAGTTTGAAGCGCTGAGCCGCTTGCTTGATATGGAATCCCCAGAGCTTGCTATCATCTTCGGCCGCACGAAGCGCCGTGTTGATGAGCTGAGCGAAGCTTTGCAAAAACGTGGTTATACGGCAGACGGCCTCCACGGCGACTTGTCCCAAAACCAACGCGATAGCGTAATGCGCAAATTCCGCGATGGCAGCATTGATGTGCTGGTAGCAACAGATGTAGCTGCTCGCGGTCTTGATGTATCGGGCGTAACGCATGTTATCAACTTTGACCTTCCGCAAGATCCGGAGAGCTATGTTCACCGTATTGGCCGTACAGGTCGCGCAGGAAAAGAAGGTACAGCATGGTCGTTCGTAACGCCTCGTGAAGTGGATCACCTGCATTTCATTGAGAAGGTTACACGCCAGAAAATCAACAAAAAACCTTTGCCAAGCATCGCGGAAGCGATTGAGGGCAAACAGCGCCTGACAGCTGAGCGTTTGCTCGAAGTTGTTCAGGAAGAAGCCTTTACGGAATACAAAGCCATTGCGATTCAATTGCTTGAGCAATATGATTCCGTTCACTTGCTTGCGGCAGCCGTTAAATTGCTGACAGGCGAGAAGAAGGAAGTCAACATTGAATTGACACCGGAAGAGCCGCTTCGCGCGAAAAAACGCAAGCCGGACATTCGTTCGAATGGCCGTCGTTACTCTGGTTCCTCGTCCTTTAGCGGCGGCAGCAGCCGTGGCTCCAGTGGCGGCGGCTATCGTGGTCGTGATGACAGACGTGGCGGCAGCAGTTCGAGCTCCAGCTCGCGCGGCAGCTACGACCGTAACCGTGATGGTGGCAGCAGCAGACCTCGCACTAGCGAGAACCGCCGTCCAAAGCCATCGTCCGAAAGCTTCAACAATAACAACAACTAG
- the pfkA gene encoding 6-phosphofructokinase, which yields MSSVKSIAVLTSGGDSQGMNAAVRAVVRSALYNGLEVYGVQRGYQGLLNDDLRQMDLRSVGDIIQRGGTILQTARCKEFMTAEGQEKGAEILRQRGIDGLVVIGGDGSYQGANKLSKLGIKTMALPGTIDNDIPFTDYTIGFDTAVGIVVDAINKIRDTMSSHERSSVVEVMGRHCGDIALYAGLASGAETILVPEVPFNLTEVSQRMEANFAKGKRHSIVVVAEGAGSGHDVSNEITRGCGLEPRVTVLGHIQRGGTPTAVDRILASRLGDYAVHQLMAGDSGKACGIVRGEFLSTDIDTVVNTKKPFNLDLYELALRLSQ from the coding sequence ATGTCTTCAGTAAAATCAATCGCAGTATTAACCAGTGGCGGTGACTCCCAGGGGATGAACGCAGCCGTTCGAGCTGTCGTACGGAGCGCTTTGTACAATGGGCTGGAAGTATACGGTGTACAACGCGGTTATCAGGGTCTTCTGAATGACGATTTGCGTCAAATGGATCTTCGCAGCGTAGGCGATATTATTCAGCGCGGGGGTACCATTTTGCAGACAGCACGCTGCAAGGAGTTTATGACAGCTGAAGGCCAAGAGAAAGGTGCGGAAATTTTGCGTCAACGCGGCATCGACGGCTTGGTCGTTATCGGTGGCGACGGCTCCTATCAAGGGGCTAACAAGCTGAGCAAGCTTGGTATCAAGACGATGGCGCTGCCAGGAACGATAGATAACGATATTCCTTTCACAGATTACACAATCGGCTTCGATACAGCTGTTGGCATCGTTGTCGATGCGATCAATAAAATCCGCGACACGATGTCTTCCCATGAGCGCTCGTCCGTCGTTGAGGTAATGGGTCGTCATTGTGGAGATATTGCACTTTATGCTGGACTTGCAAGCGGCGCTGAGACGATTCTCGTACCGGAAGTTCCGTTCAATTTAACGGAGGTTTCACAGCGGATGGAAGCGAACTTTGCCAAAGGCAAACGTCACAGTATCGTTGTCGTTGCAGAAGGAGCAGGCAGCGGGCATGACGTGTCGAATGAAATTACGCGTGGCTGTGGACTTGAGCCGCGAGTAACCGTTCTTGGACATATTCAACGCGGCGGAACACCAACAGCTGTTGACCGTATTCTTGCAAGCCGTCTGGGCGATTACGCTGTGCATCAGCTGATGGCGGGCGATTCGGGCAAAGCTTGCGGTATCGTGCGCGGGGAGTTTCTTTCCACAGATATCGACACGGTTGTCAATACGAAGAAGCCATTCAACCTGGATTTGTATGAGCTTGCGCTGCGTCTTTCGCAATAA
- a CDS encoding DUF1499 domain-containing protein, giving the protein MLKRTVIGLLRSHEQTGDKAKDPMLKSHFYKLSKEKAWEEVLSTLKKMQGYKVLHEVQSVGEIVLEKRTAFGRTMDITVSVISVNPVNAAVDIYSASRGSFGDLGSNYRVILELYRTLDKKLSAYKTTGNS; this is encoded by the coding sequence TTGTTGAAGCGGACCGTAATCGGGCTGCTGCGCAGTCATGAACAAACAGGCGATAAAGCCAAAGACCCGATGCTCAAATCCCATTTTTACAAGTTGTCCAAGGAAAAGGCTTGGGAAGAAGTACTTTCTACGCTGAAGAAAATGCAGGGCTACAAGGTGCTGCATGAAGTTCAATCGGTTGGGGAGATTGTGCTCGAGAAACGCACGGCTTTCGGCCGAACGATGGACATAACCGTGTCGGTCATCAGTGTGAATCCAGTAAATGCAGCCGTTGATATTTATTCGGCTTCCAGAGGCTCTTTTGGCGACCTTGGTTCGAACTACCGGGTTATTCTTGAGCTTTATCGAACGCTGGACAAGAAGCTCTCTGCTTATAAAACGACCGGAAACTCATAA
- a CDS encoding MFS transporter: protein MTQLSLDKAKLNASQETLRLRAFSFSAYSTQALLVSYLPLYFLARGYSEHQIGIIYATGPFISVFANLLLGWASDRFQTIKKWFIFLLFGQLVMISLLLPIQDFTMICLVMTIFYFFQTPINPLNDSLILLSSQHTGVPYALIRIFGSLGFAISAYLFGILLKEMGSNWTLPLAVCTITITLALSFLLRDYRGSSRKVDFSGFFKLLGKREVVSFFVLILIVSIAHRMYEGFLAVTLHQMGASDSLIGLAWTFSACSEIPVLFLLGKYGHRFKELPLLFIACVLYALRMWLIGHLSSPYLVVATQLMHSITFGIYFSTALRYISQIIPDEFRASGQAVYAVIWTGLAGLLSGTVGGYVYESFGRTAFFNLATTLALVAAAGFIYKHYTRRSA, encoded by the coding sequence ATGACACAACTTAGCCTTGACAAGGCGAAGCTTAACGCATCCCAAGAAACGCTGCGCCTCCGCGCCTTCAGCTTTTCTGCCTACTCAACACAGGCACTGCTCGTCTCCTACCTGCCATTATACTTTCTGGCGCGAGGCTACTCCGAGCATCAAATCGGCATTATATATGCAACCGGGCCCTTCATATCTGTCTTTGCTAATTTACTGCTAGGCTGGGCAAGCGACCGGTTTCAGACGATAAAAAAATGGTTTATATTTTTATTATTCGGGCAGCTAGTCATGATATCGCTGCTGCTGCCTATTCAAGATTTTACAATGATCTGTCTAGTGATGACGATCTTTTATTTTTTTCAGACGCCTATTAACCCTTTGAATGACAGCTTGATTTTATTATCCAGTCAACATACAGGTGTTCCTTATGCGCTCATTCGCATTTTCGGCTCGCTCGGGTTTGCCATATCGGCCTACTTGTTCGGCATTTTATTGAAGGAGATGGGCTCCAATTGGACGCTGCCGCTCGCTGTCTGTACCATAACGATAACGCTAGCGCTCTCCTTTCTGCTGCGTGATTATCGCGGGAGCTCCCGCAAAGTGGATTTCAGCGGCTTCTTCAAGCTGCTTGGCAAAAGAGAGGTCGTTTCCTTCTTCGTCCTCATTTTAATCGTATCAATCGCGCATCGCATGTATGAAGGCTTTCTTGCAGTAACGCTGCATCAAATGGGCGCTAGCGATTCACTTATTGGCCTCGCCTGGACATTTTCCGCTTGTAGCGAAATTCCTGTGCTGTTCCTGCTTGGAAAGTACGGCCACAGGTTCAAAGAGCTTCCGCTGCTGTTTATTGCATGCGTATTGTATGCCCTGCGAATGTGGCTCATTGGACATTTGAGCAGCCCTTATCTCGTCGTGGCGACACAGCTCATGCACAGCATTACTTTCGGCATCTATTTCTCGACGGCTTTGCGTTATATTTCGCAGATCATTCCCGATGAATTTCGTGCATCTGGCCAAGCGGTATATGCCGTTATATGGACAGGCCTTGCCGGTCTGCTCAGCGGAACCGTTGGCGGCTATGTATACGAAAGCTTCGGACGCACCGCCTTCTTTAACTTAGCTACTACGCTCGCATTAGTTGCAGCAGCAGGCTTTATTTATAAGCATTATACGAGACGCAGCGCATGA
- a CDS encoding rhomboid family intramembrane serine protease: MIFLRYESFRVYLRSYPITSAIIALNMLFFIFVALNGGTTSGENLYRWGAFLTFHGDPYGLEEPWRYLTSIFMHGGFQHLLFNMFALLVFAPPLERLLRPVKYAVFYLLCGLLGNLFSAVIKVMTEGGNGEFVHLSVGASGAIYGIYGAYLYLSLFRKAWLDDGSRKTVYMILGAGIIYSVILPTIDLWAHVGGGLAGFLMYGLFDRAMVRRQRVVRR; encoded by the coding sequence ATGATTTTTTTGAGATATGAAAGCTTTCGCGTTTATTTAAGATCGTATCCGATAACTTCTGCGATAATCGCGTTAAATATGCTCTTTTTTATATTTGTTGCTTTAAATGGTGGGACGACTAGCGGAGAAAACTTATATCGTTGGGGTGCCTTTTTAACGTTTCATGGAGATCCGTACGGACTAGAAGAGCCATGGCGCTATTTAACGTCCATCTTTATGCATGGAGGCTTTCAGCACTTGCTTTTTAATATGTTTGCTCTGCTCGTGTTTGCACCGCCCTTGGAGCGTTTGCTGCGCCCTGTGAAGTATGCTGTTTTTTATTTGCTTTGCGGGCTGCTCGGCAATTTGTTCAGTGCAGTTATTAAGGTCATGACAGAGGGTGGCAATGGGGAATTTGTCCATTTGTCGGTAGGAGCATCTGGTGCGATTTATGGCATTTACGGAGCGTATCTTTATTTGTCGCTGTTCCGCAAGGCTTGGCTGGATGATGGATCACGCAAAACCGTATATATGATTTTGGGAGCGGGCATCATTTATTCCGTAATTTTGCCGACAATAGATTTATGGGCGCATGTAGGGGGTGGCCTTGCCGGCTTCCTCATGTACGGGTTATTCGATCGGGCAATGGTACGCAGGCAGCGGGTCGTCCGAAGATAA
- a CDS encoding LysR family transcriptional regulator, with amino-acid sequence MELRQLYYFVKVARKEHVTQAAEELHVAQSAVSRQIHQLEEELGVKLFLQKGRNLQLTPVGHLFLKRAEVILADLDRAVVEIHEFLDPEKGEIRLGFPHSLGVSLIPQVVAAFRKHHPNVKFRFRQGMYPSLIRDMVKGEIDLAFISPFPDEHEHVCGQVLLTEELYAILPPSHPLAGESSIQLNQLKDETFVLFSEGYSLRPIVWEACQEAGFTPKIGFEGEETETIRGLVAAGMGVSLLPEMALHHTGILQPAKVRVDQPHVTRNIGIIHRSNEKLSLVAKVFHGFLLHYFNEKKHEDYSKNSKNS; translated from the coding sequence ATGGAACTTCGTCAGCTTTATTATTTCGTCAAAGTAGCGAGAAAAGAGCATGTGACACAGGCGGCGGAAGAATTGCATGTTGCTCAGTCAGCTGTGAGCCGTCAAATTCATCAATTGGAGGAAGAGCTTGGCGTAAAGCTTTTTTTACAAAAGGGCAGAAATCTGCAATTGACGCCTGTAGGTCATTTGTTTTTGAAGCGGGCTGAGGTCATATTGGCTGATCTGGACCGGGCTGTTGTGGAAATACATGAATTTCTTGACCCGGAAAAAGGAGAAATTCGGCTAGGCTTTCCGCATAGTCTCGGCGTCTCCTTAATCCCGCAGGTTGTGGCCGCTTTTCGCAAGCATCATCCAAATGTGAAGTTTCGTTTTAGGCAGGGGATGTATCCATCGCTTATACGAGATATGGTGAAGGGTGAGATTGATCTGGCTTTCATTTCTCCTTTTCCGGATGAGCATGAGCATGTATGTGGGCAGGTGCTGCTCACAGAGGAGCTTTATGCAATATTGCCGCCATCACATCCACTTGCTGGAGAAAGCTCGATTCAATTAAATCAGCTTAAGGACGAGACGTTTGTTTTGTTCAGCGAAGGTTATTCGTTAAGGCCTATCGTATGGGAAGCGTGTCAGGAGGCAGGGTTTACGCCGAAAATCGGATTCGAGGGCGAGGAAACGGAGACGATCCGCGGGTTGGTCGCCGCTGGGATGGGTGTCAGCTTACTTCCGGAAATGGCGCTTCATCATACGGGCATTTTACAGCCAGCGAAGGTGCGCGTGGATCAGCCTCATGTGACTCGCAATATCGGCATCATTCATCGTTCTAATGAGAAGCTGTCGCTCGTTGCGAAGGTGTTCCATGGCTTTCTGTTGCATTATTTCAATGAGAAGAAGCATGAGGATTACAGTAAGAATAGTAAGAACAGTTAG